The genome window CAAGCATTTCCGGCTCGTTGAAACGATTTGCCGGGTTCTCGACGAGACCGGTCTTTCCCCCCGGGATCTGGAAGTGGAGGTCACGGAAAATATCATCAGCAGCGATCTTCCTACCGCCGCCGAACGCTTCGAGGAGTTGAAACGCATCGGCATCTCCATCGCCATCGACGATTTCGGCACAGGGATCTCATCCCTGCGCAACCTGCAACGGCTGCCTATCGACCGGCTCAAGATCGATCACAGCTTCCTGCAGGGGCTGGCGACACAAAAGGACGCGGCCCCAATCATCAAAACGATCATCGGCATGGCCCACAACCTGGACTTACGCGTGATTGCCGAGGGGGTCGAAACCAACGATCAGCGCGATTTCCTCCACCAGCAGGGGTGCCACGAAGTGCAGGGCTACTATTTCAGCCGACCCGTTCCCGCCGAGGAGTTCCGCAAACTGCTCAATACCCTCTGAAAACCGGCGGATTTGCCATTGACAGCCCCACCTTATTGCAATATTGTAGCATCCATGAAAAATCATCAGACCCATTATGCTTATCTGAAAATCCAGGAACTGACCAAGGCCTGTCGACTTAACGGGCTCCCCGTAACCCCACAACGACAGGCGGTCCTCGAAGCCCTTGCCCGCCGTGACAATCATCCGAGCGCCGACGAACTCTTCGAGGACGTCAAGCTGCTGATCCCCGGGATTTCCCGGACGACGGTCTACCGGGTTCTCGAAACCCTGGTAAAAATTGGCGTGGCGCAAAAAATCAGTACCCACGAATCCCGCGCCCGTTTCGACGCCGACACCAGCCGCCACGCCCACCTCATCTGCGTCGGCTGCGGACTGCTCATCGATTTCGACGGTTTCGAAGACCGCGACCTGATGCAGACTCCCCGCGACAGCCATGGTTTTCGCCTGCTGAATTACTCCGTCCAATTCACCGGACTCTGTCCCGATTGCCTGAACGGCATGGCGCCGTCCCGGCCAACAGGAACCATCGTGCCCATGAACAATCACAAGGAGGAAAGATGAAAAAATGGCGTTGTGTTATCTGTGACTATATTCACGAAGGATCCGAGCCCCCCGATACTTGCCCTGAATGTGGCGCCGGGAAGGATAATTTCGAAGAAGTCGAAGAATAGCTTGTTTTAATTAAAAAAGGAGATGCGCATGTCATTCGTAACCATGGACGATATCATCAAATTCGCCGTGAAACAGGAAGAGGCGGCCTACAATCTTTACAAAAATGCCGCGGCGATTTCCAAAAGCATCTCGGCCAAGAAAATGTTCGAGGAAATGGCTCGCGAGGAAGCGGGGCACAAGGAAGTCTTCGGCAAGATGAGTGTGGAAAAGGCCGAACATTACAAAAAGATCAAAATTTCCGACCTGAAGATCAGCCAGTACCTGGCCGATGTTCCCCTCAAACCGGACATGACTTATCAGGAAATCCTCATCTACGCCATGAAGGCCGAGGAAAACGCTTATCAGCTCTACACCAACGCGGCCGCTTCCGTCGAAGATCCGCAACTGCAAAAGGTGCTCAACGTCTTCGCCGACGTCGAAAAGGGGCATAAGATCAAGATCGAGAAGATCTACGACGAACATGTCCTTACGGAAAACTGACCCATTTCCCACGGGGGGAGCATGCCTCTAGGCTGCTCCCCCCGCGTTTTCCCGCCCCACTCCATCCTTCCCCGCTCCGCCCTCCTTGTCGTGATTCCCAAGGTTCATTCCACAACAGGATGAAAACGGATAAATATCATTGTTTTAATTTATATTTTTATCTGAATATAGGGATTGACTGGCCAATCTGGGCTGAGTTATAAAGATTAAAATATACGATGGGGAGGGGGATCTCTTCCCGCCAGGGAACGCGGCGGCGGCACAGCCCCCGCCCTAAACCACGGAGGAATGGATGAGGAACGTCAAATTGCCACACACCCTGCTACTGGCCCTGACTTTTGTTGCGGCGACTGCCACGGCGGCCTTTGCCACCGATCACAGCGAGTTTTTCGACAAGCCCTTCAAGAGCGGGCCGGAAGTGACGGCCAAATGCCTCGAGTGTCATGAAGATGCCGCCACCGAGGTGATGAAGTCGAGCCACTGGACCTGGTCGGCCCCCCAGGAAATCGACGGCAAAAAAGTCAATCGCGGCAAAACGAATGCGATCAACAATTTCTGCGTTTCAGTCAACGCCAACTGGCCGCGCTGCACCAGTTGTCACATCGGCTACGGCTGGAAAGACGCCTCTTTCGATTTCACCAAGGCCGAAAACATCGACTGCCTGGTCTGCCACGACACCACCGGTTCCTATAAAAAGACCGCGACCGGCGCCGGGCATCCCGATGAAGCTGTCGATCTGATGTATGTCGCCCGCAACGTCGGTGCACCCAAGCGGGAAAACTGCGGCAGCTGTCACTTCTTCGGCGGCGGCGGCGACGCCGTGAAGCACGGCGATCTCGATTCGAGCATGGAATATCCCGAGAAGTCCGTGGATGTGCACATGGCCGCCGACGGCAACGATTTCACCTGCCAGACCTGCCATGAGACCTCCGGGCATCACATCACCGGCAACGCCATGGTCGTCTCCCCGGGCAACGCGTCGCACATCGGCTGCGAAAAATGCCACACCGAAGCGCCGCACAAGGAAAGCGTCCTCAACCAGCACGGCGCGGCAGTCGCCTGCCAGACCTGCCATATTCCCGTCTTCGCCAAGGAAGAGGCGACGAAAACGTCCTGGGACTGGTCGACGGCGGGGAAGGATTTCAAGGAAGAGAAGGACGAGTACGGCCGCTCGACCTACACCAAGGCCAAAGGGCATTTCACCTGGGGCAAGAAGATCGTTCCCACCTATGCCTGGTATAACGGTTCGGCCGGCGCCTACCTCCTTGGCGACAAAATGGATCCTAGCAAGGAAACCTTGCTGAGCTACCCGAAAGGGGAGATCACCGACGCCAAGGCGAAGATCTTCCCGTTCAAGGTCCATACCGGTAAGCAGCCCTACGATAAAAAGCACAACATCCTGATTACCCCCAAGGTCTTCGGCGACGACGGTTTCTGGAAGACCTACGATTGGGACCAGGCCGCCAAACTCGGCATGGCCGCGAGCAATCTCCCCTTCAGCGGGGACATCGGCTTCGCCGAAACCAAGATGTACTGGGCCATCAACCACATGGTTTCGCCCAAGGAAGAGGCACTCGGTTGCCTCGACTGCCACGGCGACCAGGCACGCATGGACTGGAAGGCTCTGGGCTACGAAGGCGACCCCCTGCGCACCGGCAAAAGCCGCGCGGAGAAGTAACGCCGTCGAAAAATCCGGCTTGCAGACAAAAAAACGGCCTCCCGAAATGGGGGGCCGTTTTTTTGTGCCGGGAAAAAACCAAGCGAAGTTACAAAAGGGCGTCGATGGCGGCAAAGTCGATCTCCGTTTCGGAGAGGGATTTGATCAGATCGATCTTTTCCCGGTCTTCGACGGTAATCTTGGAAACGTCGCTGGTGACCCGCAGAAAGGCCTCGGAGTTGGTCATCTCCGTGCGAATGTAGGGGACATGGCTGTCGTCGAGAATCTTCTGGGTGATCGCCTGCACCGGCGCCAGCCCGGGGATGACCAGACCGGCGATCTTTTTGCGGTACTCGGGCAGCTTGTAGAGCGAGGCGAGCATCACCATTAGTTCATCGCGGGAGCTGTTGACCATCACCAGACTCGAATCCTTGAGCAGATCGGCGACGCGCTGGGCTGAGGCGGCGCCCAACTGCACATGGTGGGCGATACGGGTCGCCTCACGCAGATCACCGCGCAAGGGGGCGTCAAGAATCTTGGCGATGCGCAACAAGGTCGGGTTGGCGAGCACCGGCGAATAGTTGAAGCCGCCGTCGACACGGAAGGGCTGGGGGCCGAAAGCACGGCGCAGGTAATCGAGGCTGGATTGGCGCTTGCTCGGAATGAGCTTGTTGAGCAGCACCAGCTTGACCTCCACCTGCTCCTGGCGGAAGAGAGCCAGGTTGAGGCTCACCGAGTCAAAGGTATTACCGATACCGCCGCCGGCGATAATCATCACCGGCGCCTGTACCTCCTTGGCGATACGGGCGTTGCTCATGCCGATCACCGAACCGACGCCGCTGTGTCCGGAGCCTTCGATTACCAGAAAATCGCAGCGCTTTTCCAACTCCGCCACGGCGTTGCGAATATCGGCGAGGAAAGCATCGGCGGAGAGTTCCCCATCGAGAACGCGGCGGGTCGAATCGCCGTGCAACACCACCGGCGACATGAAATCGAGATCATCGGTCAACTCGAAAACCCCGGCCATCAGCGCGGCATCCTTGTCCATGGTCCGCCCCTGAAAGACCGTCGGCTTGGGACCGAAGGGCTTGATGAAGCCGACCTTCCCGTATTTCTGTTTCGCCAGATGGATAAGGGAAATGCTGGTGGTGGTCTTGCCTGAATTCTGTCCGGTCGAAGCGATAAAGATTTTCTTGGCCATAAAAGCGATCCTTTGGGATATCGACAGGGTTAATTCAATAACATCGGTTCACTGTGCGAACCTTCCGGCCTTAAAAACCCATAGAGTATACCCGATATAACCCCAGAAACGGAAAAAGACACCCGCGAAGGTGTCTTTTGTAGTTTCCAGCCTGATTCAGCTGGTAGGCACGGGCGGGATTGAACCGCCGACCCCTACCGTGTCAAGGTAGTGCTCTCCCACTGAGCTACGTGCCTGTTCCAACTGTAAAGGCGGCCTTTATATCGAAGACGGCAGCGCCTGTCAACTCTTTTCTGACGCGACC of Desulfuromonas acetexigens contains these proteins:
- a CDS encoding rubredoxin-like domain-containing protein — its product is MKKWRCVICDYIHEGSEPPDTCPECGAGKDNFEEVEE
- a CDS encoding tetrathionate reductase family octaheme c-type cytochrome translates to MRNVKLPHTLLLALTFVAATATAAFATDHSEFFDKPFKSGPEVTAKCLECHEDAATEVMKSSHWTWSAPQEIDGKKVNRGKTNAINNFCVSVNANWPRCTSCHIGYGWKDASFDFTKAENIDCLVCHDTTGSYKKTATGAGHPDEAVDLMYVARNVGAPKRENCGSCHFFGGGGDAVKHGDLDSSMEYPEKSVDVHMAADGNDFTCQTCHETSGHHITGNAMVVSPGNASHIGCEKCHTEAPHKESVLNQHGAAVACQTCHIPVFAKEEATKTSWDWSTAGKDFKEEKDEYGRSTYTKAKGHFTWGKKIVPTYAWYNGSAGAYLLGDKMDPSKETLLSYPKGEITDAKAKIFPFKVHTGKQPYDKKHNILITPKVFGDDGFWKTYDWDQAAKLGMAASNLPFSGDIGFAETKMYWAINHMVSPKEEALGCLDCHGDQARMDWKALGYEGDPLRTGKSRAEK
- a CDS encoding Fur family transcriptional regulator gives rise to the protein MKNHQTHYAYLKIQELTKACRLNGLPVTPQRQAVLEALARRDNHPSADELFEDVKLLIPGISRTTVYRVLETLVKIGVAQKISTHESRARFDADTSRHAHLICVGCGLLIDFDGFEDRDLMQTPRDSHGFRLLNYSVQFTGLCPDCLNGMAPSRPTGTIVPMNNHKEER
- a CDS encoding AAA family ATPase, encoding MAKKIFIASTGQNSGKTTTSISLIHLAKQKYGKVGFIKPFGPKPTVFQGRTMDKDAALMAGVFELTDDLDFMSPVVLHGDSTRRVLDGELSADAFLADIRNAVAELEKRCDFLVIEGSGHSGVGSVIGMSNARIAKEVQAPVMIIAGGGIGNTFDSVSLNLALFRQEQVEVKLVLLNKLIPSKRQSSLDYLRRAFGPQPFRVDGGFNYSPVLANPTLLRIAKILDAPLRGDLREATRIAHHVQLGAASAQRVADLLKDSSLVMVNSSRDELMVMLASLYKLPEYRKKIAGLVIPGLAPVQAITQKILDDSHVPYIRTEMTNSEAFLRVTSDVSKITVEDREKIDLIKSLSETEIDFAAIDALL
- a CDS encoding ferritin-like domain-containing protein gives rise to the protein MSFVTMDDIIKFAVKQEEAAYNLYKNAAAISKSISAKKMFEEMAREEAGHKEVFGKMSVEKAEHYKKIKISDLKISQYLADVPLKPDMTYQEILIYAMKAEENAYQLYTNAAASVEDPQLQKVLNVFADVEKGHKIKIEKIYDEHVLTEN